The Geobacter sp. genomic interval TTTCCAAGCCGTTTTTCGAGGTTACGGCCGCCATCGACCCGAAACCGACGCCACGTCCCAATCCCTACCGGGAAAAGGAGGAGCGAGAGCTTACCACCAAAGAGGAATTCCAGAAGTCGATGCTCGGGCCCATAGCCCGTGAGTTGCGCGATCTGCGGGACAAGGTGGAGAAGCTGTCCGTACGCGAAACGCCGGCACCTGCCCCGTTTCAGCAAGGCGTTGCGGCCATGGACGGGATGTCCCGCACCTCAGAATTCGGCGGTCAACGGGTTATCGGCAAAGAGGAACTGGAAGATCTGAAAAAGTACCTGCTTTCGGCCATCAAGGTGAAGGACAAGTCTGAAGCGGTCCCGGTGGTGTTCCCCACGCAAAAGACCGGAAACGAAGAAGTCAAGGTTCTTGCCGTAGACGTGGAGGGGGCAGAGGCGATCCTGTCCGGTCTTGCCGGGGAACTCGGTGCTGCCGGGATCGAGGATGAGGCGGTCAGGTCGCTGTTGGAGCATGTCCGTCCGATGGCCGAGACTACCGATGATCGTGAAGAACTGCGTTATTCTTTGATTGAGGCCTTCGCCAGCGTCATCAAGTGTGCGGGGCCGCTACGGATGAAGAAGACCGGGCCGAGGATCATCGCATTGGTCGGCCCGACCGGCGTCGGCAAGACAACGACGACAGCAAAGCTCGCCGCCATGTATGCCATGAACAAGGGGGCAAGCGTGGCACTGATTACGACCGACAACTTCCGGGTGGGGGCCTTCGAGCAGCTGAAAACCTATTCCAAGATCATGGGCTTGCCTCTGGAGAGCGCCGGAACGCCCAATGAGCTGACAAAAGCAGTTGAAGCCCATGGGGAAAAGGATCTGATCATTATCGATACGGCCGGTAGAAGTCCGAAGGATCAGGATCGTCTTGAAGAACTCAAGTCGCTGCTTGATTCCGGCCTCAGTATTGAGACGCATCTCTGCGTTTCGGCAACCACCAAGGACAAGGAACTTTCCGATATCATCTCCCGCTTCAGCGTCCTGCCCATCTCCAAGCTTCTGTTTACCAAGCTGGACGAGAGCGAAAGTCTGGGATGTATCGTCAATGTCCATCTACGCAGCAAATTGCAGCTCTCCTACTTCACCAACGGACAGATGGTCCCCGAGGATATTGTGGTGGCCACTCCACGTAAACTGGCAAATCTTGTCATGAGGGAGAACCCCTAAATGAACATCATGAGCAGCCGACCGGACCAGGCCGATTCATTGCGGCAATTGGCCAGGTCACTGAGCGGCAGGAAAAGGATCCAGCACCAGGCACAGAAGGCGGATGCCGCAGGACGCGGTGTGCGTGTCATTTCCGTGACCAGTGGAAAGGGAGGGGTCGGCAAGAGTAACGTCGTTGCCAACCTGGCCATTGCTCTTTCACAGCTGGGACGGCGGGTGCTGCTGATCGATGCGGACCTGGGGGTAGGGAATATCGATGTGCTGCTGGGGTTGTCGCCGCACTATACCCTCAATAACGTCCTCTCCGGGGAAAAGCGTCTGAAGGACATCATCGTTACAGGGCCGGCGGGAATCAAGCTGGTTCCTGCCGGATCAGGGGTACAGGAGTATACCAGCCTCGGCATCCATGAACGGATACGTCTTCTGGATGAACTGGACCAATTGGAAGAGGAGTTCGACGTCGTCATCATCGATACCGAAGCCGGCATCTCTGAGAATGTTACCTACTTCAACACCGCGGCGCAGGAGATCGTGGTGGTCGTCTCTCCCGAACCGACCTCCATCACCGATGTCTACGCCTTGATCAAGCTCCTGGCGACCAGATACGACGAGCGCCGCTTCAAGGTCCTGGTGAATATGGTTCGTGACAGTCGGGATGCCCTGGAGGTGTTTGCCCGGCTTTCTCATGTTACCAGCCGCTTCCTTGACATCTCGCTCGATTATCTTGGTTGTGTCCTCTGGGATGAAAGGCTGGTGGAGTCGGTAAAGCGCCAACGCGCCGTGCTCGATCTTTTTCCAGAGTCAAAGTCTGCCCGATGTTTTTCCGGTCTTGCCCGTTTGATGAATGACCATGTCGGTTCGGCCCGGGTCAAGGGGAACATCCAGTTCCTCTTCCGGCGCAATTTCGCACCGATCTATGGCAGGGAGAGCCTATGAACTGCCTTCTCAAAGCATATGAAGAGGAAGCACAGCGGGCTGCCAATGTAAACCGTGACGATCTGATCGTCTCCCATCTGCCGCTGGTGAAGTTCCTGGTGGGGAAGATTGCCTCACAGCTCCCTCCGCATCTTGACCGCGAGGACCTGATGAGTGCGGCAGTCATTGGTCTCATCACTGCGGCAGAGCGGTTCGACCCGATGCGGGGGGTGCAGTTCAAGACCTTTGTCGAGCAGCGTATCCGTGGCACCATCATGGACGAACTCCGCTCCCAGGACTGGCTGACCAGATCTCTGCGCGAGAAGTTCAAACGCCTGGAACGCGAGTTTGCCAAATTGGAGCAGCAACTGGGACGCAACCCGACCAGCGAGGAAGTTGCCAAGGCCATGCAGATGGATCTGGAAGACTACTTCCGCCTGTTGGAGGAGGTGCATTTCCTTTCAGTGGTGAGCCTTGACGATTCCTGGGAAGATGAGGAGGGAAGTCCCTTCGGCCTGCTGGATGTCCTTGAGGATGAGCGGGTGGTAAACCCGCAGAACCAGCTGATGGCCCGGCAGACGGTCGACGGTCTGGCAGAGGCCATTGAAGGGCTGCCGGAGAAAGAGCGGATTGTGGTCACCCTCTACTATTATGAGGAACTCAATCTGAAAGAGATCGGCGCTGTCCTGAGTCTCACCGAGTCGCGGATATGCCAGCTGCACAGTCAGGCGATCATGCGGCTGCGGGCAAAAATGAAGAGCTACCGTTAGTCCTGCAGGAGGAGAAATTTTATGAATAGTGGCCTGTATGCGGCGCTGACCGGCAACATTAATGCCATGAAAAGGCTGGATGTGGTCTCCAACAACCTGGCCAACGCCAATACCCCCGGGTTCAAGAAGGACCGCTTGACCTTTGAAAGCGTACTGAACGGGGCGAATGGCGGCACACAGTCTCCCGCAGGTGTTGACGCCGGTCCGGTCTACAGCGGCGACCGCTTTTATACGGACTACTCGGTGGGGCCGATGCAACAGACCGGTAATCCGCTCGATCTGGCCATCGAAGGGGACGGATTCTTCTCCGTAACCTCACCGCAGGGGACGGCATATACGCGGCAGGGCAATTTCCATCTGGATGCAGCCGGCCGGCTCCTGACCTCCGACGGGTATCCCCTCAGCCCGGAGGTCGTGATCCCGGAAAATGCCACTCAAATAACGGTTGGCAGTGATGGTACGGTCTCTGCCTATCTACCGGGGGAATCCACGCCGACTACTGTCGGGATGCTGCAGGTTGTCGATTTCCCGAAGCCGTACGCCCTGCAGAAGATCGGCAGCGCACTGTTTGTCCCCGCAGATCCCCAGGTGGTTCCGCAACCGGTTACCACTGCAAGCGTCAGTCAGGGTGCCATTGAGGGATCGAATGTGAATACCATTGGTGAAATGGTGCAGATGATCGAGGCATCCCGTTACTTCGATGCCTGCCAACGGGCGGTAAAGAGTTTTGACGACATGACCGGCAAGGCGGTCAATGATCTCGGCAAGGTTTAAGGTACCGTTGCTTTGCCGATGAGGCGACAGGATTGCATCGTCAGCCCATCCAGGGAAAGCAACGCTTCAACAGGAGGATTTTCATGATTCGTGCATTGTGGACGGCTGCTTCAGGGATGCAGGCACAGCAGCTCAACATTGACGTGGTTTCCAATAACCTGGCCAACGTCAATACTTCCGGATTCAAAAAGAGCCGAGCCGATTTTCAGGATCTGATGTACCAGAATCTGAAGACCACCGGCGCTCCGTCGACCAGCTCCACGCAGATACCATCAGGCATCCAGATCGGCCTGGGGGCAAAGCCTGCGTCAGTGACCAAGATCTTCACTGCCGGCAATATCAACCAGACTGGCAACGAGCTCGATATCGCCATCGAGGGGGAAGGTTTCTACCAGATACAGATGCCCGACGGCACGACCGCCTATACCCGTTCGGGAACCTTCAAGAAGGACAGCGAAGGGCGCGTGGTAACGTCCGATGGCTATCCGATGCTGCCGGAGATCGTTATTCCCAACAATGCTACCCAGGTCACGATAGGCAATGACGGGACGGTGTCGGTCCTCCAATCCGGACAGAACACGCCGACCACCGTGGGGACCATCCAGCTGGCCACCTTTTCCAACCCGACCGGGCTTTCCAGTATCGGCAAGAACCTCTACCTGAATACCGATGCCTCGGGCGAGGCAACAACCGGCACTGCCGGGCAGAATGGCGTCGGCACCCTTGCCCAGGGGTTCCTGGAGATGAGCAACGTCAGCGTCATGGAAGAGATGGTCAACATGATCATCGGCCAGCGGGCCTATGAGGTCAACTCCAAGGCGGTGCAGGCAGCCGACGAGATGCTCCAGCAGGCAAACAACCTGCGCAGATAACCGTTCATCGTGAAACGGTTGTCCCGTAGCGTAGGATTACGTGGGAATACCATGAAAAGTCTGACTCGAATCGCAATCTGCATGCTCTTCCTGGCGTTCTTCTGCAGCGAGGCATGTGCTGTCCCCTCCGGACAGGTGGTCAAGGCTGATGCGGTGCGTCAGGTGCTGACGGACTACATCAAGAACCGGACTGCGTCGCTTGGCCTCGAGGTCAACGTCAAAAGGATTGGCTATGGGGGAGACCTCTCCCTTCCGGCCGGACAGGTAGACTATGAGGTGGTTGCTCCCCAGCAGTGGGAAGGATGGGGGAGCGCTAATCTCGCACTAATCGTGCGGGTGAATGGGCAGGTGAAGCGAAACCTGCCGATAAAAGTCGAGGTCGAGGCTTTGACGGAGATGGTTGTTACCACCCGGCAACTGGAGCGGGGCCAGGTGATCGCTGCATCAGATGTGGCGCTGCAGAAGCGCGATCTGGCAACTGCTGGGGGAAAGATCTGCAACAACATCGCTGAGGTCGTCGGGATGCGATTGAAGAATACCATCCGCGGGAATGTGCCGTTGCGTGGCGACCAGCTGGAAAAGATCCCCATTGTCAAGAATGGCCAACTAGTCACCATACTACTGGAGAACGATTCATTGCGAATAACTGCAACAGGTCGCTGTAAAGGGACAGGTGGGGCCGGCGACTTGGTGATCGTGCAAAACATGTCCTCCAAAAAAGAGATACCCGCCAGAATTGTCGATGCCGGAATGGTCAGGGTAGAGTTCTAGCCTATGGAATCCATGATGAACAAATCAGTGTTGTTGCTTTTCCTGCTTCTGTCTGCCTGCAGCTTCCAGAAGGCAGATGTCAGAACCCCTGCCTTTGATGAGCAACTCGCAGTTCCCAAACCGAATTACAGTAACGGTTCGATCTGGCAGGCATCGTCTGCGGGGCTGGCAGAGGACTTCAAGGCGAGGAGGAAAGGGGATACCCTCACTATCCTCATTACGGAGCAGGCAAGCGCCAGCAAAGAGGCAAGCACTGCAACCGGTCGGGATAGCAGCGTGGCCGCTGGTGTGCCGAATCTCCTCGGTCTTGAGACCAATATGACCGGGGTCAGGAACTGGATGGATCTCTCCAAGCTGATCAATGCCAGTGCCAGTTCCAAATTCGATGGCTCAGGATCGACCACCCGGAAAGAAAATCTTAATGCCACCATAACGGCAAAGGTGGTTGAGGTGCTTCCCAACGGAAACTTCCTGATCGAGGGGCGGCGAAACGTCAAGGTCAACAATGAGGACCAGGTGATTCTGATTGAGGGGACGGTGCGGCCCAAGGATATCAGTGCCGACAATGTGGTGAACTCCGGTTTTGTTGCGGATGCACGGATTACCTACAGCGGCAAGGGAATTATCAGCGATCGGCAGAGCCCTGGCTGGTTGATGAACATAATCGATAAGGTCTGGCCATTCTGAGTCTGCCCGATGGTCATCGTTGCCGCGCTGCGGAATTCAGCTCCGCATGCTCGTGAGAGAAGAGAGTGAGCGCTCAATTTTGAGTGAAAGACCATGAAACAGATACTTTACGCAATCATTGCAGCCATTGTCCTGTTCAGTCCTGATTTTGCCCACGCCATAAGGATCAAGGAGATAGCATCCTTCGACGGGGTCAGGGACAACCAGTTGATCGGCTATGGTCTCGTGGTTGGCCTGAATGGTACCGGCGACGGCAACCAGGTGAAGTTTCAGGTGCAATCTCTGGTCAACGCCCTGGAGCGGATGGGGGTAACCATCAACCGTGCTGATGTGACGGTGAAAAACGTTGCGGCTGTGATGGTCACTGCAACATTGCCCCCCTATTCCAAGCAAGGGATGAAGATAGATGTCCTGGTTTCTTCCATGGGCGATGCCAAGAGCATTGCCGGTGGGACTCTGCTGATGACCCCGCTGAAAGGGGCTGATGGACAGGTATATGCGGTTGCCCAGGGTGCTGTGAGTACCAATTCCTTCTCGTATGGAGGCCAGGCTGCTGCCGCACAGAAGAACCATCCCACGTCCGGCAGAGTTCCGGAGGGTGCCCTGGTTGAGCGCGAACTGCCCAATGTGCTGAAGGAACGTGCCCAGCTCAAACTCAATCTGCAGCAGCCGGATTTTACGACTGCAGCGCGGATCACCGCAGCCATCAACGAGAAATTCAATGCCCAAGTTGCCACGAGTGCCGATGCCGGTTCGGTTGTTCTCACCATACCCCCTGCCTATGAGGGACGTACGGTTGAATTCATCGCTGCCATGGAGCGTCTTGATGTTCGCCCTGATGGCGTTGCCAAGGTGGTCCTCAACGAACGGACCGGGACCATTGTCATGGGAGAGAACGTACGGCTTTCTTCGGTGGCGGTATCCCATGGGAATCTCACTCTGCTTATCCGTGAGACGCCGCAGGTTTCTCAGCCGTCCCCTTTGAGCAAAACAGGCGAAACCGTAGTGGTGCCGCGGACGCAGCTGAAGGTTTCCGAAGAGGCAGGAGGATTGGCCTTGGTGCGCGAAGGTGCAAGTATCGGAGAGGTTATCAGGGCATTGAATGCCCTGGGTGTCACCCCTCGCGACCTGATCGGCATCATGCAGGCGATCAGGGCTGCGGGTGCGCTACAGGCCGAACTGGTCATCATCTAAGGGGGAGACCGTGGATTGCAAGGTTGTATCGCCTGATCTGATGGCTGGCATAGAGCAGAATTTCAAAAAGAAAGAAGTGCTCAAGCCGGGAGCGGAGCTGGACGAAAAGACACGCGCGTCTGCCCGCAAGGTTGCCAGGGAGTTCGAGGCGGTGTTCACCGGTTTTATGCTCAAATCCATGCGTGAAACCGTGGGGAAAGACACTCTCACCGGAGGTGGGCGAGGGGAAGAGGTCTACCGGTCGCTACTCGATCAAGAGTATGCCCTTACCGTTGCTCAGCAGGGTTCCCTGGGTCTTGCCAACACCATCGAGAAACAGATCCTTGAGGATGCCAGCCGCAGGACTGTGAAGATACACAAAGATACGTCGGGTTCGCGATGACCCGAAACGGAGGAGGAACGAAGTTATGGCCAGTTGTCTACCGGAATTCATAGAGGCTCTGACCGCAAAGCGGGCAGCCATGGAAGAATTATTGACGATCCTGGAAGCTGAGCAGCGGAGCATCATCGATGTTGATATCGCGAATCTGGAGCAACTGGATCAGCGAAAACGTGAACTCCTTTTCTCAATGGAACGGACCAATGCCGCCTGTCGGCTTCTACTCAGGAAATCAGCTGAGGAGTTGCAGGTCCCGCAGGCCGAGAGCCTTTCTCCACTCATGCCCAAGATCGCATCTCCACTGAGGGAGAGGTTCCGCGGGTTGCAGTCGCGGATTCTTGAGCTTGGAGATGCGCTGCAGCGGGTCATTGCGTTCAACCGGAGTCTCCTTGAAGGTTCTTTGCAGCATGTTCAGGAGTCTGTGGAATTCCTTAATGCCCTTTTTACGCGTCGGTCCACCTATGGCCAGGCAGGGGGCATGGTAAGCAGTACGAATGATGTCAGGCTGGTCTGCAAGGAGATCTAAATGGGGATTGAAAATATCATGAACATAGGGGCTACCGGGATAAATGTAAACCGGCTGGCCATCGAAGTGACCAGTGAAAATATTGCCAATGTCAATACGGACGGGTATTCGCGTCAGCATACCATTCTGGAGACAGGACCCACGACGTTGGCAAATGGCTTTCCCTTGGGATCGGGTGTGAAACTTGCGGCGGTGCAACGTTCCTATGACGGCCTGCTGCAACTCCAGCTGGTGAACAACACCAGTACGTATAACCAGAGCCTTTCCCGGCAGACAGCACTTCAGCAGCTCGAACCTCTGTTCAATGAGCTGACGTCCGATGGTTTGAATGATTCCATGCAACAGTTTTTCAATGCCTGGCAGGATCTCTCCGTGAACCCCCAGGGGATTCCCGAACGGCAGGCAGTGTTGACCCGTGCCCAGATCATGGTGGACAACTTCCAGCAGGTCAGCTCCGGGCTTACCGATACGCAAAAAACCGTCAATGACATGCTAACCGGCATAACAGCCGATATCAGCGATAAAGCCAAAAATATTGCCACCCTCAACAGCCAGATCTCCCAGGCTGAACAGTCGGGTGCCAATGCCAATGAATTGCGCGACCAACGGGATCTGCTCATCAGGCAGTTGTCAGAAGATGTCGGGGTCAGTTACTTCGAGGCACAGGATGGGACTGTCTCCGTCTCGCTGCCCGGGGGAGAAGAGCTGGTTACCGGCTATCTCTATCGCACGGTTTACCCGTCGTCTTCCGCTACCTCTGCAATCATGATCACGCCGCTGGGCAATCCACCACCGTCGTCAGATTCGACAACAGGGACGGACATCACCGCCACAGTGGGTGGGGCGAACAATTCGCTGGGGAAGATCGGTGGGATTCTGGAGGTGAGGGACTCCGTCATCCCCGGATATCTGGACAAGCTGAACGAACTGGCCAATGCCGTGGCCAGGGAGGTCAATACGCTGCACGAGACAGGTTATGGTCTGAACGGGTCTACCGGCAACGATCTCTTCACCGTGTCGTCTACCACGTTGGCAGGTACGACTACCGGCAGCAGTAACGTTATCAGCAATATCGATACAACTGGCCTGTCCGTCGGGATGGCTGTTTCTGGTCCGGGAATACCTGCGGGTACGATCATAACCGCAACTCCGTACTCATCACCCCCGGCTGCCGCACATTCAATCACCCTTTCGGCAGCAACTACCTCGGCAAACACCAATGCCAATTACATCTTCTCCGGTGTTAACAGTGCCACCCTTTCGGTCGCTATCACCGATCTGAACGATCTTGCTGCGTCGTCCACCGATCCCGCCAGCTCCAGTGGAGGGGCGGGCAACAATGAAAACGCCTTGTCCATTGCACAGATATGGGAAACATCCCTTACCTTTTCCAGTGGGTCCACATCACTGGGCGGTTTCTATAATGCGTTCACCAGTACCGTAGGTGTAGATCTGCAGAGCGTCAATAATGAGGTCTCACAGGGGGAGGCGTTTCTCAAGCAGTTGGACAATCTGCGCGAGTCCAACTCCGGTGTTTCGCTGGACGAGGAATTGACTAATCTCATCAAATACCAGAGAGCCTTTCAGGGGTGTTCCAAGGTCTTGAACACAGCCACAGAGATGCTGGATACCGTTCTCGACATGGTTAGATAGGAGAATCTCATGCGCGTTACACCGATGATGACATCAGAAAATGCTTTGTACAACATCCAGGAGGGACGTGCCCGACTCGATCGGCTCAATGAACAGATCAGTGCGGGTCTGAACATCCTCCGCCCCAGTGATGATCCCATTACCTCACGGCAGATCCTGGACTTGCAGAATAAGGTCAAAGAAGGGGATCAATACCTGAGTAACATAACAAAATCAAATCTGTGGCTCGATTTCACCGAGACGGCACTGCAGGGTGTCAGTGATGTGCTCAACAACATCAAGGGGGTAGCTTCCACCATCTCCAGCGGCACTACTGATACGGCGGTACGTACCAACAGTGTCTCGCAGTTGAAGGAGATGCGGAAGCAACTGCTGGATATGGCCAATATCCAACTTGGCGACCAGTATATATTCGGTGGCTACAAAAACAGTACCCTGTCAGTGGCAGGTGATACCAACGGAACCACCGGAATTGCCAATATCGATGTGACGAACCTTTCTGTCGGTATGGCGGTAAGCGGAGACGGGATTCCGGCGAATACGGTGATCAACAGCATCGGGCCGGGGAATGCCATCACATTGAACAACAGCGCAACAGCATCGGGTAGCGGGGTTCGGCTCACCTTCGGCCCTCCCTTTAATGCGGCTCCGTTTGCGGGAAGTGCCCTTAAGGGCGATCTCAACGGGACAAACAGCATTACCGGTCTTGATACCAGCACTCTATCGGTGGGGATGCCGGTTAGCGGAGAGGGTATCCCTGTCGGGACGAAGATTGCGGCCATTCCGGCCTCGGGGACCATCACTCTTGATGCTCCGGCAACAATCACCAAAACAGGCGCAAGTCTTCTTTTCGGCGGTAATTTCCGCGGCACTGACGACAAGATCCAGGTAGAGGTCTCGCGTTCGTCAAAGGTGGAGATAAATGTTTCAGGTAGCGAGCTTTTCAGTGGCACAGGAACCTACGGTTCGGTGGACCTGTTTGCTGCACTGGACGGGCTTATCGCAGCCATTGAGAGCAATAATGTCCCTGCCATACAGCTGAATGCCGCAAACCTGGACAAAGGTTCACAGCAGGTATCCAATGCACGGAGCGATGTGGCCGGCAGGATGACACGGCTTCTGAGTACCAAGAAAATGGTTACTCGCGACCAGAATACGGCGAAGTCGATCATCTCGGAACGTCAAAACGTGGATTATGCAAAAGCAGCCATTGAACTTACACAACAGCAAACCGCTTTCGAAGCTGCTCTGTCGGCGACGGCCAAAATCAGTCAACTTTCATTGCTCGATTACCTCAAATAGAAATCATGTCAATGCGAAAAATGAGCCTGTCGGGTTGCCTGCCACATGGAATCATTTTGTGTCGAGCGTGAAATATACGTTTCACGAGGGTTAAATCTGACGAAGGCTTAAGAATTGCCGTGGTTTAGCCGAAGTTAATCAATAGATATGGAGTGAGAGGGGACAATGATCAGGCTGACAAGACTTGATGGAAGTGAGATGTACCTCAATCCAGCGATGATCGAGGTGGTGGAGGAGTCCCCTGATACGCACATTACCCTCTCCAATGGCAACCGTTATCTGGTTCTTGAACCTGCCAGGGTCATCATCGAGAGGATCGTGCTTCACCAGGCAAGAATCCTTCACCGTGCCGCACCATCGT includes:
- a CDS encoding flagellar biosynthesis protein FlgH yields the protein MMNKSVLLLFLLLSACSFQKADVRTPAFDEQLAVPKPNYSNGSIWQASSAGLAEDFKARRKGDTLTILITEQASASKEASTATGRDSSVAAGVPNLLGLETNMTGVRNWMDLSKLINASASSKFDGSGSTTRKENLNATITAKVVEVLPNGNFLIEGRRNVKVNNEDQVILIEGTVRPKDISADNVVNSGFVADARITYSGKGIISDRQSPGWLMNIIDKVWPF
- the flhF gene encoding flagellar biosynthesis protein FlhF is translated as MLVKTFKAGDMSEALRMVKAEMGADAMILSSRKERRKGILGLFSKPFFEVTAAIDPKPTPRPNPYREKEERELTTKEEFQKSMLGPIARELRDLRDKVEKLSVRETPAPAPFQQGVAAMDGMSRTSEFGGQRVIGKEELEDLKKYLLSAIKVKDKSEAVPVVFPTQKTGNEEVKVLAVDVEGAEAILSGLAGELGAAGIEDEAVRSLLEHVRPMAETTDDREELRYSLIEAFASVIKCAGPLRMKKTGPRIIALVGPTGVGKTTTTAKLAAMYAMNKGASVALITTDNFRVGAFEQLKTYSKIMGLPLESAGTPNELTKAVEAHGEKDLIIIDTAGRSPKDQDRLEELKSLLDSGLSIETHLCVSATTKDKELSDIISRFSVLPISKLLFTKLDESESLGCIVNVHLRSKLQLSYFTNGQMVPEDIVVATPRKLANLVMRENP
- the flgI gene encoding flagellar basal body P-ring protein FlgI, translating into MKQILYAIIAAIVLFSPDFAHAIRIKEIASFDGVRDNQLIGYGLVVGLNGTGDGNQVKFQVQSLVNALERMGVTINRADVTVKNVAAVMVTATLPPYSKQGMKIDVLVSSMGDAKSIAGGTLLMTPLKGADGQVYAVAQGAVSTNSFSYGGQAAAAQKNHPTSGRVPEGALVERELPNVLKERAQLKLNLQQPDFTTAARITAAINEKFNAQVATSADAGSVVLTIPPAYEGRTVEFIAAMERLDVRPDGVAKVVLNERTGTIVMGENVRLSSVAVSHGNLTLLIRETPQVSQPSPLSKTGETVVVPRTQLKVSEEAGGLALVREGASIGEVIRALNALGVTPRDLIGIMQAIRAAGALQAELVII
- the flgG gene encoding flagellar basal-body rod protein FlgG, which gives rise to MIRALWTAASGMQAQQLNIDVVSNNLANVNTSGFKKSRADFQDLMYQNLKTTGAPSTSSTQIPSGIQIGLGAKPASVTKIFTAGNINQTGNELDIAIEGEGFYQIQMPDGTTAYTRSGTFKKDSEGRVVTSDGYPMLPEIVIPNNATQVTIGNDGTVSVLQSGQNTPTTVGTIQLATFSNPTGLSSIGKNLYLNTDASGEATTGTAGQNGVGTLAQGFLEMSNVSVMEEMVNMIIGQRAYEVNSKAVQAADEMLQQANNLRR
- a CDS encoding flagellar protein FlbD, with the translated sequence MIRLTRLDGSEMYLNPAMIEVVEESPDTHITLSNGNRYLVLEPARVIIERIVLHQARILHRAAPSLYKKYLQRRNAEKFRPYCKLERQ
- a CDS encoding AAA family ATPase, which codes for MNIMSSRPDQADSLRQLARSLSGRKRIQHQAQKADAAGRGVRVISVTSGKGGVGKSNVVANLAIALSQLGRRVLLIDADLGVGNIDVLLGLSPHYTLNNVLSGEKRLKDIIVTGPAGIKLVPAGSGVQEYTSLGIHERIRLLDELDQLEEEFDVVIIDTEAGISENVTYFNTAAQEIVVVVSPEPTSITDVYALIKLLATRYDERRFKVLVNMVRDSRDALEVFARLSHVTSRFLDISLDYLGCVLWDERLVESVKRQRAVLDLFPESKSARCFSGLARLMNDHVGSARVKGNIQFLFRRNFAPIYGRESL
- a CDS encoding FliA/WhiG family RNA polymerase sigma factor gives rise to the protein MNCLLKAYEEEAQRAANVNRDDLIVSHLPLVKFLVGKIASQLPPHLDREDLMSAAVIGLITAAERFDPMRGVQFKTFVEQRIRGTIMDELRSQDWLTRSLREKFKRLEREFAKLEQQLGRNPTSEEVAKAMQMDLEDYFRLLEEVHFLSVVSLDDSWEDEEGSPFGLLDVLEDERVVNPQNQLMARQTVDGLAEAIEGLPEKERIVVTLYYYEELNLKEIGAVLSLTESRICQLHSQAIMRLRAKMKSYR
- a CDS encoding rod-binding protein; this encodes MAGIEQNFKKKEVLKPGAELDEKTRASARKVAREFEAVFTGFMLKSMRETVGKDTLTGGGRGEEVYRSLLDQEYALTVAQQGSLGLANTIEKQILEDASRRTVKIHKDTSGSR
- the flgA gene encoding flagellar basal body P-ring formation protein FlgA, which translates into the protein MKSLTRIAICMLFLAFFCSEACAVPSGQVVKADAVRQVLTDYIKNRTASLGLEVNVKRIGYGGDLSLPAGQVDYEVVAPQQWEGWGSANLALIVRVNGQVKRNLPIKVEVEALTEMVVTTRQLERGQVIAASDVALQKRDLATAGGKICNNIAEVVGMRLKNTIRGNVPLRGDQLEKIPIVKNGQLVTILLENDSLRITATGRCKGTGGAGDLVIVQNMSSKKEIPARIVDAGMVRVEF
- the flgK gene encoding flagellar hook-associated protein FlgK produces the protein MGIENIMNIGATGINVNRLAIEVTSENIANVNTDGYSRQHTILETGPTTLANGFPLGSGVKLAAVQRSYDGLLQLQLVNNTSTYNQSLSRQTALQQLEPLFNELTSDGLNDSMQQFFNAWQDLSVNPQGIPERQAVLTRAQIMVDNFQQVSSGLTDTQKTVNDMLTGITADISDKAKNIATLNSQISQAEQSGANANELRDQRDLLIRQLSEDVGVSYFEAQDGTVSVSLPGGEELVTGYLYRTVYPSSSATSAIMITPLGNPPPSSDSTTGTDITATVGGANNSLGKIGGILEVRDSVIPGYLDKLNELANAVAREVNTLHETGYGLNGSTGNDLFTVSSTTLAGTTTGSSNVISNIDTTGLSVGMAVSGPGIPAGTIITATPYSSPPAAAHSITLSAATTSANTNANYIFSGVNSATLSVAITDLNDLAASSTDPASSSGGAGNNENALSIAQIWETSLTFSSGSTSLGGFYNAFTSTVGVDLQSVNNEVSQGEAFLKQLDNLRESNSGVSLDEELTNLIKYQRAFQGCSKVLNTATEMLDTVLDMVR
- the flgF gene encoding flagellar basal-body rod protein FlgF — its product is MNSGLYAALTGNINAMKRLDVVSNNLANANTPGFKKDRLTFESVLNGANGGTQSPAGVDAGPVYSGDRFYTDYSVGPMQQTGNPLDLAIEGDGFFSVTSPQGTAYTRQGNFHLDAAGRLLTSDGYPLSPEVVIPENATQITVGSDGTVSAYLPGESTPTTVGMLQVVDFPKPYALQKIGSALFVPADPQVVPQPVTTASVSQGAIEGSNVNTIGEMVQMIEASRYFDACQRAVKSFDDMTGKAVNDLGKV